One Pan paniscus chromosome 16, NHGRI_mPanPan1-v2.0_pri, whole genome shotgun sequence DNA segment encodes these proteins:
- the LOC134729075 gene encoding large ribosomal subunit protein eL21-like has protein sequence MTNTKGKRRGTRYMFSRPFRKHGVVPLATYMRIYKKGDIVDIKGMGTVQKGMPHKCYHGKTGRVYNVTQHAVGIVVNKQVKGKILAKRINVRIEHIKHSKSRDSFLKHVKENDQKKKEAKEKGTWVQLKHQPAPPREAHFVRTNGKEPELLEPIPYEFMP, from the coding sequence ATGAcgaacacaaagggaaagaggagaggcacccgatatatgttctctaggccttttagaaaacatggagttgttcctttggccacatatatgcgaatctataagaaaggtgatattgtagacatcaagggaatgggtactgttcaaaaaggaatgccccacaagtgttaccatggcaaaactggaagagtctacaatgttacccagcatgctgttggcattgttgtaaacaaacaagttaagggcaagattcttgccaagagaattaaTGTGCGTATTGAGCACATTAAGCACTCTAAGAGCCGAGATAGCTTCCTGAAACAtgtgaaggaaaatgatcagaaaaagaaagaagccaaagagaaaggtacctGGGTTCAACTAAAGCAccagcctgctccacccagagaagcacactttgtgagaaccaatgggaaggagcctgagctgctggaacctATTCCCTATGAATTCATGCCATaa